GCTCCATCTGGTGGCGGTCCAAGGTTGGTATAAAATTCTACTCGCCTTTTAATAGTCTAAACTAACTGTTGTGAAACATTGTGTTCCTTATGATGTGTGACCATGACCCTGAATCAGAATGAATAAAGTAAAAATGATGTGTTGGGCAGATTTATACAGTACCTCCTCAATTTCATTAAACGTTtaacatttatttttcaaaaatattttagatTAGCAATTTCGTGAATGATTCAGCTGGCTTATTCATTATTTTCATAagacaaattaatgtaatacCTTTATGTTTTTCCATATTGTAGCCATCAAAAGCAGCAAGAGCAGCTCGTACATTCCCAGTTGAGGGAGAACATTATCAGTACAACATCAGCAGCTCAAGAAATGAATCACAACCACTTGTTCGGAGTAGCAAGATCTTGTTTCCCAGAGAAATCACGAGGATCATTGCAGTCTTTGCCAATCGATAAGCATCAGGACTGTTGCACACCAACACCATCAGCTATTAGCAAGTCAGGCGTTCTTAATGTTTCTTCACCTTCTGCTTCTCTGAAGTCCACAACCCCATCACCCGATGCTACACCAGGTGCTGCAAAAGCTGAAGCCTCATCTTCTGTTTCTGTAAAGTTCACATTGCCATCACCAGTTACCAGGTCAGGTGTTGTAAAAGTTTCCTCATCATATGCTTCGGTCAACTCAACTTTGCCATCAGCTATTACTGAGTCTGCTACTATACAAGCTGCTACACCATGTGCATCAGCAAATTCAGCATTGCCATCACCCTTTGCCAAGTCTGGTGTTATAGAAGCTACTTCATCCGTTACCAATTCAGGGTGTGCTCCATTTGCTTTGCCCTGTCCTTCAATGCACTCTACATCATCTGAGGACATTGAGAGTTTATATGCCTTGCTACTACAAGACAACTCAGACCCTTCTGGTGCACAGGCAGCTGTAGGAGGAACAGCAATAAAAGCAGTAAATGTTTCTAAACAGGTCACTACCACAAAACCAATCATGCAAGCTTCACCAATTCAGGCAGAGACAGCAGATCACCAAGCAGAGGATAACTTGCATCCTAGAAGTGAAATACCGGTGGCTAAGAAGCCCATTGATCGCCTGCTTGATGCAGTAAGCCTGACTGATTGATCATATTGTTGACAATTGATATTTCAAATTCTCTTACTTATTCTTTTGACTTGTCTTCAGGTGCGAACTTCATCACCATCAATGCTTTGCAGTGCAGCTAATTCTGTCTACTCAGTCCTCAACATGAATGATTATGTACCACCTAGGGAAATAGATGCATTTCAGTATTCGCAGCAGGGTGGATCTAACACAGTGAACAAAATGAAGCGTGTTTTCGAAAGTACATCATTATGTTCTGAATCAGCACCACTGGGCAGCATGGATGGAAGTTGCATGACATTTGATTGGACTATCTCGGAGGCTGAATACAGTGCAGAACGTGGTGCTAAGAGGCAGAAAGTACAGGTAGCATGAGTTTTCTTTCCCTTTGTTTAAACACATTATCTATTTTTTTCTGAAGCTGCTGATCAGGAGCTATCGATCCTTTTAACAATTAGAACATATTTCTATCAAAAACAGAGCAGTCTCACTTTTCTCAAACATTCCATCACAGAATGCTAAGGATACTCTGTTAGACGAGATAAACTCTGTGAACAACATGCTATTAGATACCTTTATCAGCATCGCCCAAGACAATGGAACAGATGGGATGGCTTCTGGCAATGGTGGGACACTGATCGAGCTCTTCTACACCGCCATATCACTAACGCCAGACCTTGCATCGCTCTTTGCAACATCTGGAATGGTACTCAGTCTACAGACTACTGCCTATTCAGTATTCACGACACATTGCATAAAGTTCTTTGGTATTGACGGACTTCATCCTTGCAGTCTATTGTCATGCCAGTGAAGGTCTTGGTCCCCGTAGATTATCCGAGAAGCTCTCCTGTGCTTGTCTGTGACCAGGGCGATGAGCAAATGAGGTGAGTTCAGGCAGCTCATTCCTACAAACTAATAGTAATCGTATGGTTAACATATTTTCTATCCGTTGTTGTCTTGTTGAGCTGCAGTTCGGTTGGCTGCAGGAAGAGGTTCAGTGAAATTTCTGGTGCGGCGGACGTGGCCTTCCGGCGCACCCTCTACGGACTCCAAGAGCCCATGTCGGTGGTGGACATGGCAAGGGCGTGGGATGCTTCCGTGCGGAGGTCCATCGTGGATTTTGCACAGCGGCACGGCGGGGGGATGTTCAGCTCCAGGTATGGTGAGTGGACTTGGTGCTGACGGTGCCTGGGAAATGGAGACAGCGTGTGCCGCTTGTTTTGTTGTATACAACGGAAACAAAGGAAGATCGGAAGTCGGACGACGCTTCGTCAGCGTTCCACCATTAGTAGATAAGACCGTGAGAAAATACCGTGCGGTGGAATGAAGGACCATGTTGACGTGCTGCGCCACGCGTCCGTCCGGAGGGATTCACTGCGTCGGACGTCTTGCACGGTAGAATTACCGGAGGAAGATATAACATGCTGGTCAGTTTAAGATTTGAATATCGGAACAGGTGCAAGAGAAGTACTTTTTTATGTACTTTTGTGAATCCATGCttctatagatggatgtatgtATATTGGTTTGTGAATCCAGTTATTTGTATTGGTAAGATATTTATAATTTTGACCGTTGGTGTATGTTAATAAATAATCAAGTAGACTGATGAAAGATACTCCCccattttttaaatatatgatattaaaaatggagggagcatTGATTGCAGTAGATTTATTATATAACGAAAAGTATGTCTTATGATATTAAATTAAATACTCCTAATTTTCAATATGTTTTACGATATGCTATCTTCTTAATTTTAAATATCATGTTTTGATAGAAACGGCTATCAATGTTCCATTATCTAGACCTTGTCAGTGTTAAAACATTTATATTTACTTATGTAGGGAGTACTATTTTTTCTAAAGAGTAAATTTCACAAGCGTCTTTAAACTTATCGCAAGTTCTTCCGGTCccggtactctcaaaatgcCCCTGATCTTCCTTAAACTTATTCCGAGTTCTCATCCTAGTCTTTCAACTTGTCTCGAGCTCCCATACTTCTCTCGGTACTCTCAAAAGGGCATATAACAGTCCCTAAACTTGTCATGAGCTCTCATCCACTAAAAACTTTGAGTGGAATTATATTTGAACTTTGTTTAAAATCCTCATaaaattttgatcaattttCAATGGGACTCAAACTTGGTTTCAAATACTCACACCAAAACACTAGAATGCGCGGATCGCAATGAATCAACTCAAGGAGCACCCCTGTGCAAAATGGCTAGCCGAGTTTTGGAAATCGACTAGGTCGGTTTTCTCATACTCACTGTAAAAACCTACGAAGACTTACCAGAGATAGATCCTGTCGGGGTTGGCGCACCTAGAGTTGAATTCAGCAGGCCACCTACAATGTATTCGAATGGCGTAGTGACTCAACAAGAATAGCAACTATGGTTTGAAAATAAAGTAAAGGGACTAGTATTTTGATCGACTAGAGAACCTCAATCAGCTATAACCCTTCGTATTTAGAGGTTGGGGAGGTATTGCATGATCAAAGATCGTTTAGAAATCAAATCCTGCATGAATCTTCGATATTACTCGGATTAGGTTCAAAACCGGCTTGCCTCCTTTAGGACATCAGCCTAGCCGGTTTTTCCTGGAAGTGCCAATTTTGGTCATCAGTACGTTTTATGGAGGATAGAAGGGAGGGGACGGGCGCAATGGAAGAAGTGGCTCGCCAATTTATTTTGTGCTGAACCTACGATTTTGTGTACTAAGGAGAGAGAACGGATGGATGACGCTGGGATTAAAATGAGGAGAGGGGGTTGTTTACGTTTCGCTATATAGTAGTGCTCTTGGAAGATGCACAGACGTACAGCACAGCAGGAGTCTATGGCTGCCACGCGACGAAGCAAGAGGTCGccaggttgaagaaaaagaacggTATATGTAGTTGTTGGGCTGGGCTGGCTCGGCCTTGCATGCGGCCCACAAAGGGATAGATGCGTGCTAGTGACGTGAAGGGTCTGGTTAATAGCTTCTTTGAGCTATTGTGCATGCTAAAAAGTTTGAAGGAAACAAAATGGTAAGAAACGAAACAGGTGGGAAAATTGGCAAAAGGTGGGCTCGGCCAGCCAGAAGGAGAAAGAaagatttagaaaaaaaaataacgaAATAAGAGAGAGAATCGAAAGGAGAGCCGGAACAAAAGATTTAGAAATTGATTTACACCGGTAGAAAActagcctttagtcccagttgatagGAGCCAAATCTTccaaaatccatccgggataaagcaatcgagacgaaaggggggtctttagtcccggatcactcaatcgggactaaagacaccctttagtccctgttggtctGCCACGTCAGGCGCGGAACACGCCCCTTTAGTCCGGTTGTttttttcaaccgggactaaagtacATGCATAAAATTTACAGCTTGCATGGCACTTGTAATTTCATACATCACATACCCTTTAGTTACCTTTAGTAGttaagactttttttataatgaaatcaaactagtatttatacaattactatatatacaattcttagtatatatacaatGCTTAGCATACTATAGAAATCTTGgcatagtatttatacaattagtatatatatatatatataaatttgcCCCGGTCATTCCTtggatcttcccgtcgtggtgttgctcggtgcgtctaattttcgtccatcgtaataaaattcttcttgtggatttaccacctcatccATCACGAATcccatgagaccttcacatattgcccctattctttccttctccaagagtttttgTTGAATATTATGCATCTGTAATTTAGAAATATGCGAATGTTatatgaacaattaaatataaggagctagaaaataattaatttttaatagtttattttacatactttaaagttATGTggtgtcatctttagtcccttgggtcccacaaaactgtgcatgtgctcacagacgtagtagtCATATAGATTATTCACGGGTTcttgtcttaagcacttcagtgggggaaaaacaagttatgaaatattcgtgctatagaatgtacaaaatgtgcaaacttcatacgtactgggaagtctgtgttccatgtaagtttttctttgaatggacttTTGTGTTTCCGGATGAATTGTCTCCATGCTTTgcagattaaaataatgaatgatacagtattaggtgaaaatttaggaaacaaacttttgcatagaggtaaaggtccagaattattacaagtctagcatgtcttgaatgtcttggtactccttcgatggtttcctcaacgaatcgaagatagtgatgtggcttctatcaggctcaattattaggaggatccagtggaaaTTGCTTACCTAAATGTCATATTAGAGcaaactaacattaatcaggtaaggaaaaagaaaatgaaaatagatggtATACACATACTTAcatgaagttgtatggaagtagtatgtattccttgtaattttgtttgtccAGAAAATTGTATAATTCCATCAACATTTACTCTAGAAAATCCCGTATCTGGTGTTGGTTAActagggatggatccatgaaaccAACATGGAAGTATGCTTCTCGTTGGCACgtttgaattagcatcctacataaaatggaagatagTTAGTAGGGAGACGCAcgtataaaaaataatgatatgagccaaaatttacatatagataaacggacacttataGAGTCCAAGCGCTaatgagagagacatcaagggcatcatgatggtacacttcatatatatccttgaattccaaccacaggactttctcgccttcaTCGAAAAAATCTATCGATTTTACCTTAAGGCTAAACATTTCCCTGTCAATGGCGgactgcttcatgtaccattcatggaatttgtacatctttgttgatagcttccgtaccaactcagaccttaccagagacttgcctaggtcaaaggtccatttcggttcaaCTGGTTGTGCAGCTGGCACCTCACTTTGCCCTAGACATTTAGAAAGGGACATTCCTATTTCTTGAATGAATTTCACTACTTGTTCTCATTGATCCAaaggcattgctgctatcttttgagcatctttttctggtagatggCTGAGGTGGGGGATAGTATCCcttcaagacaactttcctttccttttttatctctcatcagccttgactaacgcCCGGTTGTAGTTCGATAGATGTGGTATCGTCTTCTTTGTTGCTTCTGacatctttataaaaaaaattaattgtcTTCGATCTACTAGTGGTGGCTCCAtcaccttttctttcttcagctaTTTTCCTGAACCACTCCCTgcattctgcttggatttcggcccagcgttcctcatgagtcattgcctaccTGCGTTCCTCATGAGACACTTCAGGCTCCTTGGTTTTATTCTTTCGTTGTCTTGGTCGTGACTTCctaagtggtgctgcaggttccttttTCGATGCGGCTCACAGTCCtagcgacggtgatcggggaggggtgttgttgccGTCGTCGCTTGCACCACTAGGATGTGCTGGAGACGGAGACCGTGATCGAGCAAGAAGCAATACTCCTGATGGTgatgacggtcctggagcaggttgtgctggagatgatggtcctggagcaggccatggtggagatgatggtcttgagctttgaggagatggtcactgctggggatctacggggagcggtgaTGCCTCTGTGctgaggatgatgatgtagcatttgcaccatagaatgatcccgtcaagtgcatctcctagtgtcctttcccggtcacctcctgggaggtcgagcactaggccttcatattggctatcaacgagCAGCTCTAGGCCGACgctagcatagccaggtggaatctccatgccatggcttgtctaccctggcaggattggtaaggcactcctgTAATCCACCTAGCAcattcatgcaaagattcttcttcaggtgcatcacgtctattgcattgcggaCGTCTAGGATTTCCCactaaggtagctcccaaaatattgacttcttctacATGGGTGCACATCTGTTATCGTCGTTCGAAacaggttcgctaccaagaccctttctaaagactacccttacatccttcaTCGTGTCAAAGACActctttccattacggtgtgcaggttttttacaaTGGTCTgtcacccctttgaaatgcattcctctctttctcagcgggtggttagcagggagaaatcgatgatgatccatatagatgaccttcttacaatgcttcaaatacatgttgtctttGTCATCTAAATAGTAGGTGCAGGCtcaatatcccttgtttgtttgtCCCGAAAAGTTACTCAGTGCAAGCCagtcattgatggttacgaacaacaatgcttgtaggttaaagctctcttgtttatcttcatcccacacatgtacaccttcttcaTTCCAGAGTAGTAAAacttcatcaaccaacagtcttaggtacatgtcaatatcgttgccaggttgttttgggccttggataagcattggcatcataatgaacttccgcttcatgcacagccaaggaggaaggtttaacatacatagggtcacaggccaagtactatgaccactactcaacttactgaatggattgaatccattagtacttaaaccaaaccttatgttccttgcatcactttcaaagtctgggaatgctctatcaattaaTCTCCACGGGCCCCATCCGCGGGGTGTCTCaacatctcatcttgcttacgttcttctttgtgccatcgcatcaacttagcattcgcgttgtttctgaacaaacacttcaagcgtggtattacaagaaaataccacatcaccttcataggaactctcttcttgggaggctgcccctcgacatctcCAAGAttatctcgcctgatcttataccgcaacgctccgcacacaggacaagcatcaaatttctcgtattcatcaccacgatagaggatacattcattagggcatgcgtgtatcttctgaacctccaattctagagggcaaacaatctttttagcttcatatgttgtggatggcaattcattattctcgggaaaaatcttcttgataattttcaacatcccctgaaatgccttatcggacacaccatttttggccttccactgcataaattctagtgtggtatccaattttttatggccctgtttgcaatctaggtacaacaattttttgtgatcattaatcatgcgctgcaacttttctgattccttcacagtttcgcaatctctgtgtgcatcccatagcacctgactaaggtcatcagtagggctatcttctgcaaactcatcttcattagcctcgcccattgtagtatctgtaAAAGCTTGGCCTACAGCCCAATccagaatgttgttatcattcttctcttcttcgccgtcttccattgtaacccctctttcgccgtgcttggtccaaaccaaatagttaggcatgaaaccgtatctaaacaagtggttgtgaatagtccccctgGAAGCCtatgaatagtccttcttgttactgcattggaagtatggacaacatatgaacttgttctctagcttgtttgctttggccactttgagaaaataatgcaagccatcaacaatcTAAGTTTATttcgcatgaaaatggattacgcattttttccttttttttatttctgttgtaCACAGCTAGttttaatatgatttttagCATGAATTCTCTAATATCTTGCCAATgttataaatattaggttatatggtagttgttttttttccaattcaaatatattatttcttcattcttcaatgattacaaataTAGGTTCTCTTGTTGCGAATAAGTGTGTCATTTCCGTTTCGtatcaaaattcatctttacgtgcctattgatggttatttgatacTCTTTATGacttatctacatgctattcacgattgaaagcatgtcaaactttgtagtgcaaatgatgctgaaagtttagatatagatagaaatacacatatttaaatttcagatccaaacaacatgatacactaggacaaaccatccactgagtactatctaggaggactttaagcatccttgggcggtgaagacgaaggtttcgctgacccagccACATCCTATGGCTTATTTGTGCCTTCTGCAAttgtagtactaagtggacgtgaaacacccgagACTGGAGGTGGAGCATAACcagaccaccaaaaggaggttcctgacccgccgcaacagcatcttcatgacatctttgcaaataacaaaGCATTGATTTCTCCTACGTGGTCATTTTCTTCGgtttatcatgagggccaactatggttttccccttgccgtgagaggaacgacgatcgccccaccatcaccactacctccagtagtagaagccatctctatgtacaaaaattcataccttagcactgcttGCATACACACATCCTCTCCATTCTTCCTCATTCTAACCAAATCATTTTTCTCCCGGTCGGTGCAAAATCTAGCCGACTAGTAAATATTGTAGTTTTGCCATGCATTAGATCGGATATgacctagcacacaatgacacaggatgtatactggtttgGGCAACGGGCCCTGCGTCCAGTCGAGGTCAGTCGATCGACTATATTTTTGAGcctaggtgctcaaagtttacAGTGGGGGTGCAAAAGAGAGAGGGATAGGAAGGAGTGTCCAAGACCTGGTCGTTCTCTGGTCCAAGTGGGAGAGAGTGACTGGGGGCTCAGACACGCGCTATGTGTTGGTGAGAATCAGAGTATGTGGAAGTGATGAAGCCCGAGAGAGAGAGGTCAGACGGTGAAGGgtcgtccccttttatagtacaaggggacAGACTTAaaagtcagagagagagagagggagttaTTGTGCGggtgctgcctagtcttgttGAGGCCCATGTCATCGGGTATGGTATGGCCACTGTCCTCAGTCCCTGTTCACCTTGTCAGGCCACTCCGTTGTAGCAGGTAGGTTGCGGCGGCACAGTGCGAGGCGTGCGTAGGGTGTGGCGTGGTATGGTTCCTCACACGGTAGTTGACCTGGGCGCTTCCTCTTGTCTGTTCCACCTGCTCCCTGGGCCCGCACCAAGCGGGAGTCCCCGATAGATCGTCCTAGTTTGTCCCGACCGTGTTGGTTGGGGGGAGTGGTGGAGTTGGTACGGTGCTTCCCCGATCAGGGGAACACGGTTAGGGTTGGACTATGGTCCCACCCCCGACTGGACCCTTCGGGTCGGGGCACCGACCAGGCCTCCTGGTTAGAGGATCCAGTCAGTGCCTGGATCTTGTTCTCGACCTGCATTGCGTATCTGGGCTGGCCCAGATACGCACCATTGCCCCACCTCTTGTTGTGCCAAGCACTGAAGGGAGGCGGTCCCATTGGGGACCCGGGGTCCATGGACCCGTTAGGACCCCCGAGCCCCTTTGGGGCTTTGTTGAAGCTGTGAAGGGGTTGTCTAGCTTCAGTCGGTAGATCGTTGCTTCGTCAGGGGGAACACACGACAATACTGTTCATTTTGTCTTGTTTGCGAAAAGGACGAGCGATGTGTGGGGACTAGCCCTGTATCCTAGACGATAAGGATAAGCTTTACGCGGGTGTCATACCGTAGCCTTGTGCCCCAGTACCTTCACCTCGATTCTAGGCACCTTTATTGTGACGTAGATGTACCTTCGCCTCGATTCCAGATCCCCTTTTTCAGGTGCCTTTATAGCACGGCCACGGACGCATACTGTGACGCTTCGGAATGGTAGCTTGAggcccggctataaataggggtGCTTCCACATCCAGAGTTCCCATGGCTCGAGTTGTAGATCCAGTAGGTTTTAGACTCCTGCTCTTCTCCATGGGCGGCTTAGGCCGTTCCTCGTGATGCCAGAGGATTTCTCGTAATAGGTGCCCAGATGCTTCTTCCCTTTGCAGCCTCTTTGGGCTTGTCCGGGGGTCATGATGCTAGAAGATCTCTTGTAAGGAGAGGGCATCGTGCGTCCCGGGCGAAACTTGCCCCTAAGGCTGGCTGGGAGGACAAGGGCGCCActgagggaggaaggggaagcgCAGCTTCCTTGTCCTCACTCTCTGCTCGGGCCGCCACAGAGGGAGGACAGAATTTTGATCGCAACTTTCTTGTATTGCATGagctctttttgtttcttttggtcTCGAGGCAGTTTACCCAGGTCAACATAGAGGAAGGAGAGAACTTTCAGCGCAGCTCTCCTATGGTGCCTAAGTTCTTTTATCTTCTTCAGCCCCTACCGCAGAGGGAGGAGATCGAAGAAGAATCGGCGAAGACGAATCGATTAGCATGAGAGAACTTTTGGCGAGGTGTCTGCTTCTAGGCGTAGGGTAGTCCCTGGGGTTGTACTCTCACGCTCTGCGTGATATGGTAAAAGCCTTCGGACAAATGTATTTGCACGCTTTgagtgatattgtaaaagcctttGGGCTCCTGTTTTTAGCTCAATGAAAGCTTATATttgatatatatatttcatgtgCCCATTGCACTGTGGAAGCGGATTGTTGTTGGGACTCTTGGCATTCTCCCCTTAGTCTGCCGCGTCACGAGTAGGATCAGACATCTAGCCCCCGAGCAGGtacaggcgcccagcccccgagcgtatgaCTGGTAGGGGCCGCAGAGGTGCGCCAGGTTGATTCAGGTGCCCAGCTCTTGAGGAGGTGTAGCGTGGGCTGCGGAGGTGCACCGAGTAGGCATAGGTTCCCAGTTCCCAAGCAGGGGACTTGGTGGTAGTCCATCTTCCACCAAGTTCGCGCGAGCGGACTCGgtgggtctagcccccgagcctgtggtcgACTTGGGAATCAGTCGGAGCTGAGAATTGAGGTAATCTTTTCTGGGGTTGCGTACTCTTGTGTCCCCATCGGTCGGTATGAGGTGGTCCCTATTGCGAATCAGGGCGCTTGCCTGTGTGTGCTTCGACCGCGACCTGTGTCGTCGGTCATAGTCCTGAGTTGGGATCTGGTGGCCCAATCCCCTAAGCTCTGATGAGCTCGGTCGATCGGTCATGTTTTTCATGCATCACCCCGTTCACGGTTTCCACAACTAGAGACGTTGAGCTAACATCACTTGCCTTGATGGCTCGAGTGGCGCGCTGGGTGAGCTCGCTAACGGGCATGTTCGAGTGGAATCCAGGTCCGTCATTCATAACGGGGtcggcatagccctcatgtggcattccactgctccttaACCTGACTCCCGGTAGATGCCTTAGTAGTTCCGGAGACCGACTCGGGTGGCCCACTGGCCTCCCCTCAATGGAGATTCTGTGGGCATGGCTCGAGGTCAAGATCGAACGAGAAGGTGAAGATGACCCTGTCTGCTTCTGAGCGGGTCGGGTGAAGCCTACTAGGGCTCATCTGCATTTTCTCCACTAGCTCTGTTTGGCACGAGGTGGCCACGAGCCCTTCGCGGGCTGGCCTTCGTACCCCGACCGGTTGCGGCTCATTTCGAATGACCGGCTATTGCTTTGTGACGCGATGCAAAGCAATTGTAATGCAATGATTGTATGTATGGAATGAATGTATGAATGAATGGGTGCTCATACACTGATAAAGTAAATGGGGGGTCGATAATATTACCTCAGTCGGATTTCTAGGCATCACTGCATCCACAATTTCCGCAACCGGAGGGGTTAAGCTGATGTAGCTTACCTTTGACAGTTCAAGCGACAGGCCTGGAGGACCCTTAGCGGGCATACCCGAGTGGAATCTGGATTCGTTGTTCGTGACAGGGTCCGTATGTCCTGCATGTAACACCCCACTATTTCTTACCAGTCTCCCGTCAGATGCCCGAGTCATCCGACTAACCTGAGTGGTTTGCTGGCCTTTCATTAATGAAGGTTCTGATGGTGGGCCCTTGCCTTGGAAGGCGGAGGGTCGCTTGCGCGCAGTCGTTCCTTGTTTTTCTCACCCTTACTGTGATAGTGGGTGGGCCCCAC
This portion of the Setaria viridis chromosome 7, Setaria_viridis_v4.0, whole genome shotgun sequence genome encodes:
- the LOC117863180 gene encoding uncharacterized protein isoform X3, which encodes MQDGAAAGGMRPWRQDLDSLLRPRVIDTIARKLAQVYHGQLDSTQDLNRVAASFENKVFHEANSKGDYLRRISVRLVSLKQKQKQKLLQRISGHQQQIQAGSDTRQINAVHAIHGGNSSITAMPQVTSMMSTHGRQSSQLQSLPMTPPGSGLVPNQHVSYPFAPNMHVNVKQEQLEATGKPDQILNSCHASISPFASGVQLSQQMVQSVASQNLKQLALQMQPTNFSGGNPISTAHQQRQPLDQSNVQEQMMANQQGLGFNQQQDRLKYQILVEQQANVTTTNNSHPGAQNNQPGITVGFRSTLKMHEQEALNEHIKMEPQPVSLLQPLITVSQQNSSFSTMGRAGEVDWREDMFQQIKPLKDAHLSELTELNQVLHVPKLTEKQFESLPKDKAGQYIFRVNLKKRTTLVLNFLLLEKCNIPDNYRGQFSMFLKSIKDLVGYYRRSKNRMMDARDKPQIFHGQPQIINLSGDQAPSGGGPSHQKQQEQLVHSQLRENIISTTSAAQEMNHNHLFGVARSCFPEKSRGSLQSLPIDKHQDCCTPTPSAISKSGVLNVSSPSASLKSTTPSPDATPGAAKAEASSSVSVKFTLPSPVTRSGVVKVSSSYASVNSTLPSAITESATIQAATPCASANSALPSPFAKSGVIEATSSVTNSGCAPFALPCPSMHSTSSEDIESLYALLLQDNSDPSGAQAAVGGTAIKAVNVSKQVTTTKPIMQASPIQAETADHQAEDNLHPRSEIPVAKKPIDRLLDAVRTSSPSMLCSAANSVYSVLNMNDYVPPREIDAFQYSQQGGSNTVNKMKRVFESTSLCSESAPLGSMDGSCMTFDWTISEAEYSAERGAKRQKVQNAKDTLLDEINSVNNMLLDTFISIAQDNGTDGMASGNGGTLIELFYTAISLTPDLASLFATSGMSIVMPVKVLVPVDYPRSSPVLVCDQGDEQMSSVGCRKRFSEISGAADVAFRRTLYGLQEPMSVVDMARAWDASVRRSIVDFAQRHGGGMFSSRYGEWTWC